The Stomoxys calcitrans chromosome 3, idStoCalc2.1, whole genome shotgun sequence genome includes a region encoding these proteins:
- the LOC131995615 gene encoding histone H1-like: protein MVDAAIKTLKERGGSSLPVIKKYFASTYKVDAVKLAPFIKKYLKSAVASGKLIQTKGKGASGSFKLSPSASKEPKAKSAEKKKKAPAGDKKKKAAAPKKAAAAKKPAA from the coding sequence ATGGTCGATGCTgccatcaaaacattgaaagaacgTGGTGGTTCCTCATTGCCTGTCATCAAGAAATACTTTGCCAGCACATACAAAGTTGATGCTGTAAAATTGGCCCCATTCATCAAGAAGTACTTGAAGAGCGCTGTTGCTAGTGGAAAATTGATCCAAACTAAAGGTAAGGGTGCCTCCGGTTCATTCAAATTGTCCCCATCTGCCTCGAAGGAACCTAAAGCAAAGAGCGccgaaaagaagaagaaggccccagccggtgataagaaaaagaaggcagcagcacccaaaaaggctgccgcagcaaagaagccagctgcc